The region ACTTATCCCCGTTTTAAATGTTCAACTTCATTTACTATTCAATATCATGTTAAGTAACCAACGTAACCCCATGAAATAAAATACTCCAAGAATTgactaaaaatatataatataacacaaaaaaaataataccaCAATACATAGTCTCATTATTTATCTACAAAGAATCCATAACCGAAATGCATAGTCATCCTAGTAAATAACATCAAAAATCAAGAAATATAATCGTGTATAATCTCGTatcacaaaatatatatatatgtatatatgaacTTGATCTGAGAAAATCAGATCAAACTCAGCGCCAATCGAAGTCACACCTCTTTGATTCAAACACCACAACGGAAGTCGTGTTGCTGTTGGAAGACAATGGTATTTTCAAGTCGCATTCGATCTTGGGCTTCATCCTCGGCGTTTTCACGACCCCCAGTTTCAGCCTGATTCGTAGACGAAGCTTCACATCGATGTCGTAGACGTTGGAAATCTTGTTCTGGTTGTGATCAGATAACTCATTGGCTCCGAGGAGAATCAGTTGTTGTCCGTTGAATTCCGCGTTCAGGAAGTTCGTGCTCTTGTGTCCCTGGTAAAACGGCTGCAGTTCTTTGGTGTTGAGTCTATTCCCCTCGTACATTGCTGTCGCCTCGATCCTATCGTAATACACCCCGATGCGGCGGTTCGGGTTCCGGATGGTCAGGTTGACGGCCAAGTTGTATTGCAGCATCGTGTTGTTGTCGAGGTTGAACTGGGTCAGCGAGGCCCCTGAGGCGTAGAACTTAACTTCGTTGGGGCGGAAGATGAGCCAGCACACGAGAACGACGATTCCAACGACTACGAGGATGGCGCATAGGATCTGGCACACGCAGGTGCAGAGGCAGTTGAGAAGGCAGCTGAAGGGGTTGCAGCAGCAGCTCCCTCCGCGACCAGGGCGGTGGTAGGACTTGGACGGCGGAGGGATCGAAGGGCCGTAATAGGCTCCGTTGAGGTGGGGTTGTTTAGTATCAGCCATGGCAATACTTGAGAAGAAAGAAGAACAACGATGGAGAAATTGGAATCCAATAgggttatatatataatatggagTTTGAGTTACGATTTTGGTGGGAATCGGAGAATGAGTAAAACGCGCGTATATTACATATAGGGAGAAAGCGTGTGACATGTGGCGGTTTGTATTAATTGTGGaggaaaataattaattaatttatagtGTTGAATTTAATAGACGCGTTCGCTTGTTGAAGAGTAGGATATTGATGTGTGTTGCTCGGTAGTTTCGTATGGAAAAGGGCCATATATTCAAGGCATTGACTAAGTAATATTACtgatttttttctaaatttgCTGCtccttttttaaataataaatatcaaaacacGTAAATTTTAGGatcaattttgtaatttttttttgacgCTACAATCTAGTAACGAGCAAAGCGTAATAGAACACAATAGATATTATTCTACTGGTTCTTataaaaaaacttgtgtgagatcgtttcaaagatcgtattttgtgaggcgGATCTCTTAGTTAGGTATCTTGTGagtgatctcacgaatctttatctgtaaatatatatatatatatataatatatatatatatatatatatatatatatatatatattagttggGGAAAAAATTTGTTAAAACTGAATCTCAAACACAAGAACATCGGTCCCACCTTGGTGTGAAATAAGCTCTAATTGATCTGCATACATATCTTTATCAATTGTTTGagttagtctcatgtgagaccgtctcacggatcttaatccgtgagacgggtcaaccctacccatattcacaataaaaagtaatactcttagcataaaaagtaatactttttcatggatgacccaaataaaagatccgtctcacaaatatgacccgtgagaccgtctcacacaagtttttgcccaatTGTTTTAGTAATTCAGTCTTAAAACTTACATATATTTATCGTTAGAAAGACAAAATGCTTGGGAACATAGTTTTATGCACACCTATGTTGACGTAGCAAAAACATTTATTAAAATTCAATTATTTTGCATCAAGATCTAAGTTGGAAAAGAAGTTTAtgttggatcccggttttctcGTGTCCAAACGCAGcagaagttttaaatttttattggatcttgacattcaagatgtatttggacactcgtatggttttataATCAAACATTCATATGGCGTTAGAATTTTATACATTTGGTGATTAAATCACTTGACTCCAACGAATCCGGTATAGGcggatctagctcttgatgaatccctacgaactttcttcaaggacTCCTTTTTTCTAATCAGGTTCACGACTAGATGATTTATTCCTCTTGTAATTCgcactagaaaattagaagAAGTTTTTACGTTGGAGATTGAAAAcgagagatagatcaaagattTCCTTCAAAAGGAAGTGGCCGCATTTCTCAAGCTTTGGAAGAGAGGTTTTTGGAAATTGATGAAGGTGGTGGCTAGGGTTTtgacttttcaacatttatttataattaacccataatgggcttgattaattaatt is a window of Primulina eburnea isolate SZY01 unplaced genomic scaffold, ASM2296580v1 ctg1426_ERROPOS348043, whole genome shotgun sequence DNA encoding:
- the LOC140820760 gene encoding NDR1/HIN1-like protein 2, encoding MADTKQPHLNGAYYGPSIPPPSKSYHRPGRGGSCCCNPFSCLLNCLCTCVCQILCAILVVVGIVVLVCWLIFRPNEVKFYASGASLTQFNLDNNTMLQYNLAVNLTIRNPNRRIGVYYDRIEATAMYEGNRLNTKELQPFYQGHKSTNFLNAEFNGQQLILLGANELSDHNQNKISNVYDIDVKLRLRIRLKLGVVKTPRMKPKIECDLKIPLSSNSNTTSVVVFESKRCDFDWR